The proteins below are encoded in one region of Phycisphaerae bacterium:
- a CDS encoding ThiF family adenylyltransferase: MTTPFNRDLERYSRQMLFAPLGEEGQRRLLSSRVVLIGCGALGSTLAQLLVRAGVGVLRMIDRDLVELSNLQRQVLFDEDDVRADLPKAEAARRKLVRINGAVTVEAVVDDVNHENIEDYSEGADLLLDGTDNFETRFLINDLAVKTGRPWVYGACVGSRGMSLPILPGDGPCLRCVVDEPPPGEMNPTCETAGILGPVVGMVASHQAMEAIKILAGRIEAVDRRLLVFDAWANQVSRVDVRRAYTDGDCACCKGREYAYLGGRLAGRTVTLCGRNAVQVYPAHKSAVDFAALAAKLRPIAKGEPRFSSLLLKAVVDAYELTVFPDGRAMIRGVDRPEDARTVYARYIGS; the protein is encoded by the coding sequence ATGACGACCCCGTTCAATCGAGACCTTGAGCGTTATTCGCGCCAGATGTTGTTTGCCCCGCTGGGCGAGGAAGGGCAGCGGCGGCTACTCAGCTCGCGGGTGGTGTTGATCGGTTGCGGGGCGCTGGGGAGCACGCTGGCTCAGTTGCTGGTCCGGGCGGGGGTGGGTGTTCTTCGGATGATCGATCGCGACCTGGTTGAGCTATCGAATTTGCAGCGACAGGTTCTGTTTGATGAGGATGATGTTCGTGCCGATCTACCCAAGGCGGAGGCTGCTCGCCGGAAGCTGGTGAGGATCAACGGCGCGGTGACGGTAGAAGCGGTCGTGGACGATGTGAACCACGAGAATATCGAGGACTACTCCGAGGGCGCCGATCTGCTGTTGGACGGGACGGACAATTTCGAGACGCGGTTCCTGATCAACGATCTGGCGGTGAAGACGGGCCGGCCGTGGGTGTACGGGGCGTGTGTAGGTTCGCGGGGGATGTCGTTACCGATTCTTCCGGGGGATGGGCCGTGTCTGCGGTGCGTGGTGGATGAGCCGCCTCCGGGGGAGATGAATCCGACGTGCGAGACGGCGGGTATCCTCGGTCCGGTGGTGGGAATGGTCGCGAGCCACCAGGCGATGGAAGCGATCAAGATACTGGCTGGCCGGATCGAGGCCGTGGATCGGCGGCTGCTGGTCTTTGACGCGTGGGCGAATCAGGTATCGCGTGTGGATGTTCGCAGAGCTTACACGGACGGTGACTGTGCCTGCTGCAAGGGGCGGGAGTATGCCTATCTGGGTGGACGGCTGGCGGGCCGGACGGTGACGCTTTGCGGGCGAAACGCGGTTCAGGTTTACCCGGCGCACAAGTCGGCGGTTGACTTTGCCGCTCTGGCGGCCAAGCTCCGGCCGATCGCCAAGGGTGAGCCGCGATTCAGTTCGCTGTTGTTGAAGGCGGTGGTGGACGCCTATGAACTGACCGTCTTTCCGGACGGGCGGGCCATGATCAGGGGTGTGGACCGGCCGGAGGATGCCCGGACGGTGTACGCCCGATACATTGGGTCGTAG
- a CDS encoding alpha-galactosidase, whose protein sequence is MTRRPSFRFWICAVVFSLSFSGAWADGGDDGEDRVRLISGDLSLEWNLRVGRFDLFGRDGRPLLRNATGAVMSSSGAVLTSDARYARSSRIVGSGDPVVGGRCLVVTCRDQERVLDVELRITLLGGRQGAVFELLFTNVSKEDVLVPFCEPLRAATEEGGGCLFGAHEGSTLVDAMLTNGRIYYDSGQLLAFSPATSDEEIISHWNAAFHVPTTQATLVVGYLDNSRAEGVIAASWVPAGTTEAVRAAFNLAARSLYNGYFVVKPGSTVSSGRLLFLVSPDRFNGLETYADLVRRLYRVRLNPVINGWCSWFVTYGDVTEKEVLRHAEYVAKELKPYGMEWVQVDDGYQTALGNWEGNNKFPHGMKWLAGRIREMGLKPGIWVAPYAISADTDVAKQHPDWLVQGPDGEPQGIVPEHQRQAQYILDVTHPGARKWLEGLFHTLAREWGYDFIKTDFVEWTLLAAERYADPTVSKAQAYRTGCQIMREAIGPDRHLLDCGPGPVVVGLIDSMRIELDRPSPPFTVWEHYAGWPNSVIPSVAKRYYLHNRMWINDADHLRTRDLSIPQAQAAATSIALSGGTTISGDPVADLDPERLAITRKILPAHGETARPLDLFDRPLAETFVLTIRKPFGQWWLVGCFNGETGATTRELDPVWLGLSAERTYLVSEFWSQRLISETKGPIRLALEPTSVQLLCIRERQGVPQVLGTDRHFTQGAVELAEVRWDAAAATLSGVALGRPGMEWVLSVYVPAGYSIDESLSAQSGFSGIDLEAPLLRGRLGFEAVERKEWSLRFKGSGR, encoded by the coding sequence GTGACGAGACGACCGTCATTTCGCTTCTGGATCTGTGCTGTCGTGTTTTCGTTGTCGTTTTCCGGGGCATGGGCTGACGGTGGTGATGATGGGGAGGATCGCGTTCGGCTGATCAGCGGTGATTTATCGCTGGAATGGAACCTGCGAGTCGGGCGGTTTGATCTCTTTGGCCGCGATGGCCGTCCGCTGCTCAGGAATGCGACCGGGGCGGTGATGTCATCGTCGGGAGCGGTTCTGACTTCGGACGCTCGCTATGCCCGCAGCAGCAGGATAGTCGGCTCCGGCGATCCGGTCGTGGGCGGTCGCTGTCTGGTCGTGACATGCAGGGATCAGGAGCGGGTGCTGGATGTGGAGTTGCGGATCACGCTGCTCGGCGGTCGGCAAGGGGCGGTTTTCGAGTTGCTTTTCACCAACGTGTCGAAGGAAGACGTGCTTGTGCCTTTCTGCGAGCCGCTGCGGGCGGCCACGGAGGAGGGGGGCGGGTGTCTGTTTGGGGCCCACGAGGGCTCCACTCTGGTTGACGCGATGTTGACGAACGGGCGGATCTACTACGACTCGGGTCAATTGCTCGCGTTCAGTCCGGCGACCTCGGACGAAGAGATCATCAGCCATTGGAATGCGGCCTTTCATGTCCCGACGACGCAAGCGACCCTGGTGGTCGGATACCTGGACAACAGCCGGGCGGAGGGGGTGATCGCGGCGAGCTGGGTGCCGGCGGGTACGACGGAGGCGGTGCGTGCGGCGTTCAATCTGGCGGCTCGCTCGTTGTACAACGGCTACTTTGTGGTCAAGCCGGGCTCCACGGTGAGTTCGGGCCGACTGCTGTTTCTGGTATCGCCCGATCGGTTCAACGGCTTGGAGACATACGCGGATCTTGTCAGGCGGTTGTATCGGGTGCGGTTGAATCCGGTCATCAACGGCTGGTGTTCGTGGTTTGTGACCTACGGTGATGTGACCGAGAAGGAGGTTCTCAGGCATGCCGAGTATGTCGCGAAGGAGCTCAAACCGTACGGCATGGAATGGGTGCAGGTCGATGACGGTTATCAGACCGCGTTAGGCAACTGGGAGGGCAACAACAAGTTCCCGCACGGGATGAAATGGCTGGCCGGCAGGATTCGCGAGATGGGTCTGAAGCCGGGGATCTGGGTTGCCCCGTACGCCATCTCGGCCGATACCGATGTGGCCAAGCAGCATCCCGACTGGCTGGTACAAGGCCCGGACGGCGAGCCTCAGGGCATCGTGCCCGAGCATCAGCGGCAGGCTCAGTACATTCTCGACGTGACTCATCCGGGCGCTCGCAAGTGGCTTGAGGGTTTGTTTCACACCCTTGCCCGGGAGTGGGGTTACGACTTCATCAAGACGGACTTTGTGGAATGGACCCTCCTTGCGGCTGAGCGTTACGCGGATCCCACGGTAAGCAAGGCTCAGGCCTATCGCACGGGCTGCCAGATCATGCGTGAGGCGATCGGGCCGGACAGGCACCTGCTGGACTGCGGCCCGGGGCCGGTGGTGGTGGGCCTGATTGACAGCATGCGGATTGAGCTGGACCGGCCGTCACCCCCGTTCACCGTGTGGGAGCACTATGCGGGGTGGCCGAACAGTGTGATTCCCTCGGTGGCCAAGCGCTACTACCTCCACAACCGGATGTGGATCAACGATGCCGACCACCTTCGCACTCGCGATCTGAGCATCCCGCAGGCCCAGGCGGCGGCGACGAGCATTGCCTTGTCGGGCGGCACGACGATCTCGGGTGATCCCGTGGCCGACCTTGATCCCGAGCGGCTGGCGATTACCAGGAAGATCTTGCCTGCGCACGGCGAGACCGCCCGGCCGCTCGATTTGTTCGACCGGCCCCTGGCGGAGACGTTTGTGCTGACGATCCGCAAGCCGTTTGGGCAGTGGTGGCTGGTCGGGTGCTTCAACGGGGAGACCGGGGCCACGACTCGGGAGCTGGATCCGGTCTGGCTGGGCCTGAGCGCGGAGCGGACCTACCTCGTCAGCGAGTTCTGGTCGCAGCGGCTGATTTCGGAGACGAAAGGTCCCATCCGGCTCGCCTTGGAGCCGACTTCGGTTCAGCTGTTGTGCATTCGGGAGCGGCAAGGGGTTCCGCAGGTATTGGGCACGGATAGGCACTTCACGCAGGGAGCGGTGGAGCTGGCCGAGGTGCGCTGGGACGCGGCCGCCGCGACGCTTTCGGGTGTTGCCTTGGGCAGGCCGGGCATGGAGTGGGTGCTGTCGGTGTACGTTCCCGCGGGGTATTCAATTGACGAGAGCCTGAGTGCCCAATCCGGCTTCTCCGGCATCGATCTGGAGGCTCCGCTGTTGCGGGGTCGCCTGGGCTTTGAAGCGGTGGAGCGAAAGGAGTGGTCGTTGCGGTTCAAGGGATCCGGGCGGTGA
- a CDS encoding NPCBM/NEW2 domain-containing protein has translation MTPYRYPMLSLVVLLPSVLAGPAETVPADSPPATRAADGPVLRIAYFVPKDRTPIPGYPERLDRAVTEVQQFYRKGMEQNGHGPLTFTPDRNKNGSLRIHVVQGARPMREYGRDDSDKVRREVKAAMAREGVNLDRETVLIFEVLLDWQGERAIEVGPYCGGGDHRSGTAWVFDDARIDPRKLGDRSPGGYYGRPCSIGEFNSHYLGGIAHELGHALGLPHDREAKEDPRGHSLMGNGNHTFGEEQRGEGRGTFLSPASALPLAGHPLFTGKRENASGSPSSTMLDVRADFRDQKLHLAGQLDATPPAYGVVAYNDWTRIRDDYDALGATSPLDKDGRFHLAIGELTPGHWELRLAVCHKNGSRSTQSFEYEVASDGKPDLSAFREAWLLGEAVKTRAAGDPRKAESMVARIEEAAPAGSEVRQKAAHLRRLCQPPATRNLATIPADARQATVSELAFSHSSVGWGRPLRDEVIIEGRPTCFLQVNGQFYPSGLFAHAPARYALPLDKKWTRFRSRYGLQDGHGGSVVFVVNGDGKELFRSTLVKDQRLRNLDVDVSGVGSLELVTEDGGDGPGNDWGVWIEPRLER, from the coding sequence ATGACACCTTACCGGTATCCAATGCTCTCGCTGGTCGTCCTGCTCCCCTCTGTCCTTGCCGGTCCAGCCGAAACCGTACCCGCCGACTCCCCGCCCGCAACTCGAGCGGCCGACGGCCCCGTGCTTCGCATCGCTTACTTCGTGCCCAAGGACCGCACGCCCATCCCGGGCTACCCAGAACGGCTCGACCGGGCGGTGACCGAGGTCCAGCAATTCTACCGCAAGGGAATGGAGCAGAACGGCCACGGCCCGCTGACGTTCACACCAGACCGAAACAAGAACGGAAGCCTGCGTATTCATGTCGTGCAGGGTGCGCGGCCCATGCGCGAATACGGGCGCGACGACTCCGACAAGGTGCGCCGCGAGGTCAAGGCGGCGATGGCCAGGGAAGGTGTCAATCTCGACCGCGAGACCGTCTTGATCTTCGAAGTCCTGCTCGACTGGCAAGGCGAAAGGGCCATCGAGGTAGGACCCTACTGCGGCGGTGGAGATCACCGCAGCGGAACCGCGTGGGTCTTCGACGATGCACGAATCGATCCGCGAAAGCTGGGCGACCGCTCGCCGGGCGGTTACTACGGCCGGCCTTGCTCCATCGGCGAGTTCAACTCTCACTACTTGGGAGGTATAGCCCACGAGCTTGGCCACGCTCTCGGCCTGCCGCACGATCGCGAGGCCAAGGAGGATCCACGCGGCCATTCGCTGATGGGCAACGGCAACCATACCTTCGGCGAAGAACAACGCGGCGAAGGGCGAGGGACCTTCCTCAGCCCTGCATCGGCCTTGCCACTCGCCGGACATCCCCTGTTCACCGGCAAACGCGAGAACGCGTCCGGATCGCCCTCCTCCACCATGCTCGACGTCCGCGCGGACTTCCGCGACCAGAAGCTGCACCTCGCCGGACAACTCGACGCCACACCGCCCGCCTACGGCGTGGTCGCCTACAACGACTGGACAAGGATCCGCGATGACTATGACGCCCTCGGTGCAACCAGTCCGCTCGACAAGGACGGCCGCTTCCATCTGGCCATCGGCGAACTGACGCCAGGACACTGGGAACTGCGACTGGCTGTCTGCCACAAGAACGGAAGCCGCAGCACCCAGTCCTTCGAGTACGAGGTGGCCAGCGATGGCAAGCCCGACCTGTCCGCCTTCCGCGAGGCCTGGTTGCTCGGCGAGGCGGTCAAGACCCGTGCCGCGGGAGACCCTCGCAAAGCCGAATCCATGGTCGCCAGGATCGAGGAAGCGGCGCCCGCAGGCAGCGAAGTCCGGCAAAAGGCCGCCCACCTGCGACGACTCTGCCAACCCCCGGCAACCAGGAACCTCGCCACTATCCCGGCGGATGCCAGACAAGCCACCGTATCCGAACTGGCGTTCTCCCATTCATCCGTCGGCTGGGGCCGCCCCCTCCGCGACGAAGTGATCATCGAAGGGCGACCCACCTGCTTCCTCCAGGTGAACGGCCAATTCTACCCATCCGGCCTCTTCGCCCACGCCCCCGCTAGGTATGCCCTCCCCCTCGACAAGAAATGGACACGCTTCAGAAGCCGCTATGGTCTCCAGGACGGCCACGGCGGATCAGTCGTGTTCGTCGTCAACGGAGACGGCAAGGAACTGTTTCGCTCGACCCTGGTCAAGGACCAGCGCCTGCGCAACCTGGACGTGGATGTCTCCGGAGTCGGCTCGCTGGAATTGGTGACCGAAGACGGCGGCGACGGCCCCGGAAACGATTGGGGCGTCTGGATCGAGCCCCGCTTGGAGCGATGA
- a CDS encoding PmoA family protein yields the protein MRFSPSPRIQKHLRHRSTRWLAPLAGLAGLLPTGCQAPDPSDRWTVSPSSVVFKSSATDRPLLTYRHGDVPYKPYIERLCTPAGVNILRDAPFDHLHHHGIMYAINADGVEYWAETPESGRQIVLDTRSPWTDRIDGLYRTRLTQELMYRGSREKLPSVIENRTIEAYRGEDLQASLITWQSRLRTGKLGDEIKLSGKEYYGLGMRFVPSMDKGDDFFNADGKNGFKATNNVPSRWCAYSAKAGDKLVTVAMFDHPANPRYPAVWFTMNEPFSYMTITPDLHHEGMTLKRGTPLVFRYGVALWDGRTPADQVEKLYQRWVTLANDRPSL from the coding sequence ATGCGCTTCTCTCCGTCTCCACGAATCCAGAAACACCTGCGACATCGCTCCACCCGTTGGCTCGCACCCCTCGCGGGCCTCGCCGGCCTGCTCCCGACCGGATGCCAGGCTCCCGACCCGAGCGACCGCTGGACGGTCTCACCGAGCTCGGTCGTCTTCAAGTCCTCCGCAACGGATCGGCCCCTGCTCACCTATCGGCACGGCGATGTCCCCTACAAGCCCTACATCGAGCGGCTTTGCACCCCGGCGGGCGTCAACATTCTGCGCGATGCGCCTTTCGATCATCTCCACCACCACGGCATCATGTACGCGATCAACGCGGACGGAGTGGAGTACTGGGCCGAAACCCCCGAGTCCGGCCGCCAGATCGTACTCGATACCCGGTCGCCCTGGACCGACCGGATCGACGGCCTCTATCGGACCCGCCTGACTCAGGAACTGATGTACCGAGGCAGCCGTGAAAAGCTCCCCTCAGTCATCGAGAATCGAACCATCGAAGCCTACCGCGGCGAGGACCTCCAGGCATCCCTGATCACATGGCAAAGCCGGCTGCGGACGGGAAAGCTGGGTGACGAGATCAAGCTGTCGGGCAAGGAGTATTATGGCCTGGGCATGCGCTTCGTCCCATCGATGGACAAGGGCGACGATTTCTTCAACGCCGACGGCAAGAACGGCTTCAAGGCCACAAACAACGTTCCCAGCCGCTGGTGCGCTTACTCCGCCAAGGCCGGCGATAAACTCGTCACCGTGGCCATGTTCGACCATCCCGCAAACCCCCGCTACCCTGCCGTCTGGTTCACCATGAACGAGCCGTTCTCCTACATGACAATCACCCCGGACCTGCACCATGAAGGCATGACGTTGAAGCGCGGCACCCCCCTGGTGTTCCGCTACGGCGTGGCCCTCTGGGACGGCCGCACTCCAGCTGACCAGGTCGAGAAGCTCTACCAGCGATGGGTGACCTTGGCGAATGACCGGCCAAGCCTCTAA
- a CDS encoding HD domain-containing protein yields MATTSLISREPAYALHPGFTQWAELWSRLGLWISLWDEAGNLVEQVGPADSFWRAMVRHSSIFRERLQNIVRRSRGANTFDELDTFGGLMIITVPLTYRRRTTGVALACGLTREFFDEETLARFCDCHGVDRRVFSRLATPLTVHGRDQLEVYAGILAHHASGCMGASMTQREIDDLSTHLAHTYEELNLLYRFSSGLSVARKPTTHFEELAEELLNSTTIQALTVILEPSSDAETEPVQVQAGSPPVSTSELVRIYRIVRQRPPNAGRALAISDVANDPDLAWAAPRIGKLAFYRLDMKNRLYGGILAINHRDGSEFDSYEIQLINSLAERSAALLESLRLYDDLERLFSGLLHALVSSIDAKDPYTCGHSQRVAWLSRHIARLCGQSEEKSQRAYLSGLLHDIGKIGISEAVLCKTGRLTPQEYEEMRRHPEIGAHILEAVPHVADTIPGVLHHHERMDGKGYPSGLPAYQIPLLGRIIGLADSFDAITTNRTYRKARPLQIATVEIRRCAGTQFDPELADLFLRQDIPELLSQVTAFGNRSSGSQLNVAIHPNLDDTP; encoded by the coding sequence ATGGCCACGACTTCGCTCATTTCCCGAGAACCCGCATACGCCCTTCACCCGGGTTTCACCCAGTGGGCCGAGCTCTGGTCACGACTGGGCCTGTGGATCTCGCTCTGGGACGAGGCGGGCAACCTCGTCGAGCAGGTCGGTCCGGCTGATTCCTTCTGGCGAGCGATGGTCCGCCATTCATCAATATTCCGTGAACGCCTCCAGAACATCGTCAGGCGAAGCCGCGGGGCAAACACCTTCGACGAACTCGATACCTTCGGCGGCCTGATGATCATCACCGTACCCTTGACCTATCGCCGCCGGACAACCGGCGTGGCCCTCGCCTGCGGATTGACCCGCGAGTTCTTCGACGAGGAAACTCTCGCTCGTTTCTGCGACTGCCATGGCGTCGATCGGCGGGTCTTCTCGCGCCTGGCCACGCCTCTCACCGTCCACGGCCGCGACCAGCTCGAGGTCTACGCCGGCATCCTCGCCCATCATGCAAGCGGTTGCATGGGCGCCTCCATGACTCAACGGGAAATCGACGATCTCTCCACCCATCTGGCCCATACCTACGAAGAGTTGAACCTGCTGTATCGGTTCAGTTCGGGGCTCAGCGTGGCCCGAAAACCCACTACCCATTTCGAGGAGCTTGCCGAGGAACTGCTCAACTCCACCACCATCCAGGCCTTGACCGTCATACTGGAGCCGTCGTCCGATGCCGAGACTGAACCGGTCCAGGTCCAGGCCGGCTCCCCACCAGTCTCCACCAGCGAGTTGGTGCGAATCTACCGGATCGTCCGCCAACGCCCCCCAAACGCCGGTCGGGCCCTGGCCATCAGCGATGTGGCCAACGATCCCGACCTCGCCTGGGCCGCGCCGCGGATCGGCAAACTGGCCTTCTACCGCCTGGACATGAAAAACCGACTCTACGGCGGAATCCTGGCAATCAACCACCGCGACGGCTCGGAGTTCGATTCCTACGAGATCCAACTGATTAACTCCCTCGCCGAACGCAGCGCCGCCCTCCTCGAAAGCCTCCGACTCTACGACGACCTCGAACGCCTGTTCAGCGGCCTGCTCCACGCCTTGGTCAGCAGCATCGATGCGAAGGACCCCTACACCTGCGGCCATTCCCAGCGCGTCGCCTGGCTCAGCCGCCACATCGCCCGACTCTGCGGCCAATCCGAAGAGAAAAGCCAGAGGGCCTACCTCAGCGGCCTGCTGCACGACATCGGCAAGATCGGCATCAGCGAGGCCGTACTCTGCAAAACCGGCCGGCTGACCCCGCAAGAGTACGAGGAAATGCGCAGGCATCCGGAGATCGGAGCCCACATCCTCGAAGCGGTCCCCCACGTCGCCGACACGATCCCCGGCGTACTGCACCACCACGAACGTATGGACGGAAAGGGCTATCCCTCAGGGTTGCCAGCCTACCAGATCCCACTGCTCGGAAGAATCATCGGCTTGGCAGACAGCTTCGACGCTATCACCACCAATCGCACCTACCGGAAGGCCCGCCCTCTGCAAATCGCCACCGTTGAAATCCGTCGCTGCGCGGGAACCCAATTCGATCCCGAACTGGCCGACCTCTTCCTCCGCCAGGACATCCCGGAGCTGCTCTCGCAGGTCACCGCGTTCGGCAACCGTTCCAGCGGAAGCCAGCTCAACGTGGCTATCCATCCAAACCTGGACGACACACCGTGA
- a CDS encoding response regulator — MNAKTILIADDETHILNVLSLKLQNAGYTVITAQDGAEAFELACAHHPNLVITDYQMPMLSGLELCTRLRCEPGTRDVPAILLTARGFSMSQREVLKDNIKEVITKPFSPREILARVQQIIGPVVLEPSIG, encoded by the coding sequence ATGAATGCCAAGACCATTCTCATTGCCGACGATGAAACCCATATTCTCAATGTTCTGAGCCTCAAGCTGCAGAACGCGGGCTACACCGTGATCACCGCCCAGGACGGAGCGGAGGCCTTCGAACTGGCCTGCGCCCATCATCCCAACCTGGTCATCACCGACTACCAGATGCCCATGCTCAGCGGCCTGGAACTCTGCACCAGGCTCCGCTGCGAACCCGGCACCCGCGATGTACCGGCCATCCTGCTGACCGCACGCGGCTTCTCCATGTCCCAGCGCGAGGTCCTCAAGGACAATATCAAGGAGGTCATCACCAAGCCGTTCAGTCCACGCGAGATTCTCGCCCGGGTCCAGCAGATCATCGGGCCGGTCGTTCTGGAGCCCAGCATCGGCTAG
- a CDS encoding PAS domain-containing protein, producing the protein MRRTTSLTLGLLLAVAIIAAYALHTLASNAPIGSQYTAWAACAMLVVTAIVVLLLGRATTQQMLQSMEDQLRLLLRTEQVPAPRGPIPEDLRPAITVLWDYAATVHDRLERLHLQKKELDIQMRVAETERQNTEAIIFSISDAVLVIDSFGELVLANTAAERLFSFRFSEWRHRPIDRVVEDPTLLTLLKNARAMGDRAARRQVEYSTLRQGKTHTFNITLSKVIDTGGECRGSVAVFHDITREREIAQIKSDFVSAVSHELRTPLSSIKAYMEMLVDGEVKDDKTRGDFYSIIQSETDRLQRLISNVLNISRIESGVVEIHREPIAANDVIREVAAVMQPHASHKCISLSCDLEDPAPPVWADHDLLYQAILNVVSNAVKYTEREGQVTISTRTDRRTGHVAISIEDDGVGIQPQDLPHIFEKFYRAQGSRGMAKGTGLGLNLVKHIVETAHGGEISITSEVGAGTTIVLRFPCLHSNHPPEVNI; encoded by the coding sequence ATGCGGAGAACCACCTCGCTGACCCTCGGTCTGCTCCTCGCCGTCGCAATCATCGCCGCGTACGCATTACACACCCTGGCCAGCAACGCACCCATCGGAAGCCAGTACACCGCCTGGGCGGCATGTGCCATGCTTGTCGTCACCGCCATCGTGGTGCTGCTCCTCGGCCGCGCGACCACCCAGCAGATGCTCCAGTCCATGGAGGACCAGCTCCGCCTCCTGCTGCGGACCGAACAGGTCCCCGCGCCCCGAGGCCCGATTCCCGAAGACCTTCGGCCGGCCATCACCGTCCTGTGGGACTATGCCGCCACCGTCCACGACCGGCTCGAGCGGCTTCACCTTCAGAAGAAGGAACTCGATATCCAGATGCGCGTCGCCGAAACCGAACGACAGAACACCGAGGCCATCATCTTCAGCATTTCCGACGCGGTACTGGTCATCGATTCGTTCGGCGAGCTGGTCCTGGCCAACACCGCGGCGGAGCGGCTCTTCTCGTTCCGCTTCAGCGAATGGCGCCATCGCCCGATCGACCGCGTGGTCGAGGATCCCACCCTCCTCACCCTGCTCAAGAACGCCCGAGCCATGGGCGATCGTGCCGCTCGACGACAGGTGGAATACAGCACGCTTCGCCAGGGCAAGACGCACACCTTCAACATCACCCTTTCCAAGGTCATCGACACCGGCGGCGAATGCCGCGGCAGCGTGGCCGTCTTCCACGACATCACCCGCGAGCGGGAAATCGCCCAGATCAAGAGCGACTTCGTCTCCGCCGTCTCCCACGAACTCCGTACACCATTGTCCAGCATCAAGGCCTACATGGAAATGCTGGTCGACGGCGAGGTCAAGGACGACAAAACGCGAGGAGACTTCTACAGCATCATCCAGTCGGAGACCGATCGGCTCCAGCGCCTGATCAGCAACGTGCTCAACATCTCCCGGATCGAATCCGGCGTGGTTGAGATTCATCGCGAGCCGATCGCCGCCAATGACGTCATCCGCGAAGTGGCCGCGGTGATGCAGCCCCACGCTTCCCATAAGTGCATCTCCCTGTCCTGTGATCTCGAGGATCCCGCTCCCCCGGTGTGGGCCGATCACGATCTGCTGTATCAGGCGATCCTCAACGTGGTCAGCAACGCAGTCAAGTACACCGAACGCGAGGGACAGGTGACCATCTCGACGCGTACGGACCGAAGGACCGGCCATGTCGCCATCAGCATCGAGGATGACGGCGTGGGCATCCAGCCCCAGGACCTCCCGCACATCTTCGAGAAATTCTACCGCGCCCAGGGCAGCCGCGGCATGGCCAAGGGCACCGGCTTGGGTCTGAATCTGGTCAAACACATCGTGGAGACCGCACACGGCGGCGAGATCTCCATCACCAGCGAGGTCGGAGCCGGAACCACCATCGTCCTCCGGTTCCCCTGCCTGCACTCAAACCACCCCCCGGAGGTAAACATATGA
- the pilO gene encoding type 4a pilus biogenesis protein PilO, with amino-acid sequence MRRIAFLIDRRSVLWAAGIVVTTAAFLGTVTASQMRQMAALKTSIEARQNNLTAGAGDSRAIAQLEQILDQLAVDNPALEEEVPREADLDRLLQTLERFADARGLRPDMIQPGEPLVFPEVTALPITMRVRGRFPAVFDLVKDIQSMSRLTRFERFSANRLPPPTKEIEASPSEEMVTAELKFRVFYSPV; translated from the coding sequence ATGAGACGTATCGCCTTCCTCATCGACCGGCGAAGCGTGCTCTGGGCGGCAGGTATTGTCGTCACCACGGCGGCGTTCCTGGGTACCGTGACAGCCAGTCAAATGCGACAGATGGCGGCACTGAAAACTTCCATCGAAGCCAGACAGAACAACCTCACCGCCGGAGCCGGCGACTCCCGAGCAATTGCCCAACTCGAGCAGATACTCGATCAACTCGCCGTCGACAACCCCGCACTGGAGGAGGAGGTCCCCCGGGAGGCAGATCTTGACCGGCTGCTGCAGACCCTGGAACGGTTCGCCGATGCGCGCGGGCTTCGACCGGACATGATCCAGCCCGGCGAGCCTCTCGTGTTCCCGGAGGTGACCGCCCTGCCGATCACCATGCGGGTCCGGGGACGTTTCCCGGCCGTTTTCGACCTGGTCAAGGATATCCAGAGTATGTCGCGGCTGACTCGCTTCGAGCGGTTCAGCGCCAATCGACTTCCGCCGCCAACCAAGGAGATCGAAGCGAGTCCTTCTGAGGAGATGGTCACCGCGGAGCTGAAGTTCCGCGTGTTCTACAGCCCGGTGTAA